The window AAATCATTAATTAGAAGATGACAATGTGAAGGCACAAGCGCAAAACGTGTTCCTCCTAATTTGCACTGGATTTGGCAGAGTAGCTTTAGTGGGCTAAATTTTGAGATGCGCATGCCATTTTCCTGCGACtgttctctctcacacacacacaaaatcCAGAACATCATGGGGACATGCCATTTGCTGGTATCTGCTCTCCGCAGCACTGATATGTGgacatgatgatgacgagacttgcAAGCATCGGTTGGCAGCTGAGTAAAGGCTAAAACCAAGTGTATTGACCAAGGTAAGAAGCAGCACCCCTCCAACCATGTGAGAGCAGCAGGCTTGGTGGTGATGGTGATGTCCTTCCTTCCATGTACACTAATAATTTATCCTCATCATACAAGCCATACCTTCTTTGACTTTTCCCCTCCTGATAAGAACCAAATCATGTCGTAGATCCCAATGCTTCTCGGGCATCTTTCCTCCAACTACATGTTCATATTACATGGTAAGATGAGAACAAAGAACAGTTTGGTTTACCAGAGTTTTTTATAGTCTATACTTGCTGATCATTAGATGCAAGTGAATTCGAGTTTCGGATCATCCGAACCTTCTCCTAATCTGTGAAGCTGTTCTTGGACAGTCTCAAGAAAAATTCAACGAAGTTCTGAGCATAACAATCGAACACTTATCAAAATTTAGACCACGATCTCAGCCTGTACAGAACGACACTGGAAAGCAGAAGTTGAGAGAGTAAGACTTGTATGCCACTAATTAGCTGCACACAGATCCTTCCCCTATGTGCACCGCACACCGTAACTCAAGAACTGCAGCCGCGGAAGTCAACGGAGGCCGCGGTCAACCCTCGCCGGTGCCTCCCTTCTCAAGAGCCGCCGCCCTGCCGTCGCCCGGTCCAGGTGCTCCGCCGGTTAGTGGGGCATCCCCTACGGCGGCCGGCTCCGACGGGGACGTTCCGGAGGGCGCCCCCGGCGGTCCAGTAGCGATGGCAGGCCTTACAGAAGTGCCGCGGCTGGTTGACGTTGTAGTTGTTGAAGTAGCAAAACTTGGTCTTCTTGCTCTTGCACCTGGGGCATGGCAGCGCCTCCTCCGGCTCCACCGCCTCCACCACCCCGGCCGGCTCCGTCGCCGGctgcgccgcctcctcctccttgccTAGTCCGTCCCCCTTTAGGATCACCGTCCCGAAAAGTttgaagcttggtgcttcctcgtcTTCTGCCATGCTGAGATCGGAGAGAGACAGATGATGAGGACTCCCGATAGGTTGAGAGGGATAGGAggcgcaaagagagagagagaggtatataTAAGGGAGGTGGCAACAGAGGCTTCATTCTTTAGTGCTCTTTATCGTCATCTCATCCCAATGGATAGAAAGGCCAGCCAAAGAgagcaagaaaagaaagaaaaagaaggcttgTCTgacaacaagaaaaaaaaggtCTTCCATTTTGGATGTTATCCATCTCCCGGAAGAAACTTTTTTCTCATTACTTGGGTGTGAATTGTGGACTCTGCCACTCGGGAAAAGAATTCCCCAAAAATGACAACATGGAAACTTTGGAATGGAGCTTTGTTTGCCATCCATTCATGCGGTGATGAGGTCTTCAGTTCATGAATCATCGCCATGTGCCTACAGCATGTTACTACGTAAGTCAACAAAGAATATGATGGCAAAGCGAAACATTCCAAATTTTGTTTTCAGCTATGGAAGTTGTTTTGGCACTGATGAAGTAATCACAAAAGTAATTCAAGATGCTCAAAGTGATTGGAGATAAGAATTGTGGTGCATATATTTTGTTTATCGTTTTTTATGTTGG of the Musa acuminata AAA Group cultivar baxijiao chromosome BXJ3-2, Cavendish_Baxijiao_AAA, whole genome shotgun sequence genome contains:
- the LOC135631567 gene encoding cyclic dof factor 4-like: MAEDEEAPSFKLFGTVILKGDGLGKEEEAAQPATEPAGVVEAVEPEEALPCPRCKSKKTKFCYFNNYNVNQPRHFCKACHRYWTAGGALRNVPVGAGRRRGCPTNRRSTWTGRRQGGGS